One segment of Streptomyces sp. NA02950 DNA contains the following:
- the lysA gene encoding diaminopimelate decarboxylase, whose product MSRSAHPAGPRHADVLPEGHYSAPPADLNQLDPRVWSRTVARNADGVATVGGIDVTRLAEEFGTPGYFLDEEDFRARCRAWREAFGDEADVFYAGKAFLSRAVVRWLHEEGLNLDVCSEGELATALAAGMPAERIALHGNNKSTREITRAVEAGVGRIVLDSFQEIVRVAHIAQRLGRRQRVQIRVTVGVEAHTHEFIATAHEDQKFGIPLAGGLAAEAVRRALKLDGVELIGIHSHIGSQIFDTSGFEVAAHRVVGLLKEVRDEHGVELPEIDLGGGLGIAYTADDDPSEPHEIAAALREIVHRECKGAGLAVPRLSVEPGRAIVGPTAFTLYEVGTVKELPGLRTYVSVDGGMSDNIRTALYDAEYSVALVSRTSTAEPMLSRVVGKHCESGDIVVRDAFLPADLAPGDLIAVPATGAYCRSMASNYNHALRPPVVAVRDGQAREIVRRETEEDLLRLDVG is encoded by the coding sequence ATGAGCCGTTCCGCCCACCCCGCCGGCCCCCGCCACGCCGATGTCCTTCCCGAGGGGCACTACAGCGCGCCGCCCGCCGACCTCAACCAGCTCGACCCGCGCGTGTGGTCCCGTACCGTCGCCCGGAACGCCGACGGTGTCGCCACCGTGGGCGGGATCGACGTGACGCGGCTGGCCGAGGAGTTCGGGACGCCCGGCTACTTCCTGGACGAGGAGGACTTCCGGGCCCGGTGCCGGGCCTGGCGGGAGGCGTTCGGGGACGAGGCCGACGTGTTCTACGCGGGGAAGGCGTTCCTCTCCCGGGCCGTGGTGCGCTGGCTGCACGAGGAGGGGCTCAACCTCGACGTGTGCTCCGAGGGGGAGCTGGCCACCGCGCTGGCCGCCGGGATGCCCGCGGAGCGGATCGCGCTGCACGGGAACAACAAGTCGACGCGGGAGATCACCCGCGCGGTCGAGGCCGGGGTCGGGCGGATCGTGCTCGACTCCTTCCAGGAGATCGTGCGGGTGGCGCACATCGCCCAGCGGCTCGGCAGGCGCCAGCGGGTGCAGATCCGGGTCACCGTGGGCGTCGAGGCGCACACCCATGAGTTCATCGCGACCGCGCACGAGGACCAGAAGTTCGGCATTCCGCTGGCGGGCGGGCTGGCCGCCGAGGCGGTGCGGCGGGCGCTGAAGCTGGACGGGGTGGAGCTCATCGGCATCCACTCGCACATCGGCTCGCAGATCTTCGACACCTCCGGGTTCGAGGTGGCCGCCCACCGCGTGGTCGGGCTGCTGAAGGAGGTCCGCGACGAGCACGGGGTGGAGCTGCCGGAGATCGACCTCGGCGGCGGCCTCGGCATCGCGTACACCGCGGACGACGATCCCAGCGAGCCGCACGAGATCGCCGCGGCGCTGCGCGAGATCGTGCACCGCGAGTGCAAGGGGGCGGGGCTCGCGGTGCCGCGGCTGTCGGTCGAGCCGGGGCGGGCGATCGTCGGGCCGACCGCGTTCACGCTGTACGAGGTGGGAACGGTCAAGGAGCTGCCGGGCCTGCGGACGTATGTGAGCGTCGACGGCGGGATGTCCGACAACATCCGTACCGCGCTCTACGACGCCGAGTACTCGGTGGCGCTGGTCTCCCGCACCTCCACCGCCGAGCCGATGCTCTCCCGCGTCGTCGGCAAGCACTGCGAATCCGGTGACATCGTGGTCCGGGACGCTTTTCTGCCCGCCGATCTGGCGCCCGGCGACCTGATCGCCGTCCCCGCCACCGGCGCCTACTGCCGCTCGATGGCGAGCAACTACAACCACGCGCTGCGTCCGCCGGTCGTCGCCGTACGCGACGGACAGGCGCGGGAAATCGTCCGGCGGGAGACCGAGGAAGATCTCCTGCGGCTCGATGTCGGCTAG